The proteins below are encoded in one region of Mus caroli chromosome 10, CAROLI_EIJ_v1.1, whole genome shotgun sequence:
- the Atp5f1d gene encoding ATP synthase subunit delta, mitochondrial, with protein MLPASLLRHPGLRRLMLQARTYAEAAAAPAPAAGPGQMSFTFASPTQVFFDGANVKQVDVPTLTGAFGILASHVPTLQVLRPGLVVVHAEDGTTTKYFVSSGSVTVNADSSVQLLAEEAVTLDMLDLGAARANLEKAQSELSGAADEAARAEIQIRIEANEALVKALE; from the exons ATGCTGCCCGCCTCACTGCTTCGTCACCCGGGCCTGCGCCGCCTGATGCTTCAGGCGCGTACGTACGCCGAGGCCGCCGCTGCACCTGCCCCCGCCGCCGGGCCGGGACAGATGTCCTTCACCTTTGCCTCCCCGACGCAG GTGTTCTTTGACGGTGCCAATGTCAAGCAAGTGGACGTGCCTACGCTGACTGGAGCCTTTGGCATCTTGGCATCCCATGTCCCCACACTACAGGTCCTACGGCCTGGGCTGGTAGTGGTTCACGCAGAAGACGGCACCACAACTAAGTACTTTG TGAGCAGCGGCTCCGTCACTGTGAATGCTGACTCCTCTGTGCAGTTACTAGCTGAAGAAGCTGTGACGCTGGACATGCTGGACCTGGGG GCAGCCCGGGCCAACCTGGAGAAGGCGCAGTCAGAACTGTCAGGTGCGGCGGATGAGGCAGCACGGGCCGAGATCCAGATCCGTATTGAGGCCAATGAAGCCCTAGTGAAGGCCCTGGAGTAG